Proteins found in one Megachile rotundata isolate GNS110a chromosome 14, iyMegRotu1, whole genome shotgun sequence genomic segment:
- the LOC100881525 gene encoding uncharacterized protein LOC100881525 isoform X14 — MFTNFSKPGSGLEIDKMDQQYCLRWNNHPANLTDVLSSLLAREALCDVTLACVGETFKAHQTILSACSPYFESIFLQNTHPHPIIFLKDVNDTEMKALLHFMYKGEVNVSQHLLPMFLKTAEALQIRGLTDNSVNNKTEEKSPSPEPETQTGIRHTESPSLQPLPEKRKRKASGSYDVSLSGPPSERFMSDSQASSQCSYKSSPPVIPKLNNAMGGDMEDGGRPMSPASQPQPSIKQELDHHLPDFHDNISLPGHPVGLLGEEGGATTGTLSDGVPGIESSEHHNPPEMLDGLDDISWISPSTVSNA; from the exons ATGTTCACGAATTTCAGTAAACCAG GGTCGGGATTGGAGATAGACAAGATGGACCAACAGTATTGCCTACGGTGGAACAATCATCCAGCCAACCTCACAGACGTTCTCAGCTCCTTGCTTGCCAGAGAGGCACTCTGCGACGTTACCCTGGCGTGTGTTGGAGAGACATTCAAGGCACACCAGACGATACTCTCTGCATGCAGTCCATATTTCGAGAGCATTTTCCTCCAGAATACCCATCCCCATCCAATTATATTCCTGAAGGATGTCAATGACACGGAAATGAAGGCGTTGCTGCACTTTATGTATAAGGGAGAAGTTAACGTTAGTCAGCATCTACTACCGATGTTCCTTAAAACAGCTGAGGCGTTACAGATTAGAGGCCTCACTGATAATAGTGTAAATAACAAGACGGAAGAGAAAAGTCCATCGCCAGAACCAGAAACGCAAACTGGCATTAGGCATACTGAATCGCCTAGCCTTCAACCTCTTCCTGAAAAGAGGAAACGGAAGGCTTCGGGCAGCTATGATGTTTCCCTTAGTGGCCCACCCAGTGAACGGTTCATGTCAGATTCTCAG GCATCCTCACAATGTAGTTACAAATCAAGTCCTCCCGTAattccaaagttaaataatgcaATGGGAGGTGATATGGAAGATGGTGGTCGACCTATGTCTCCTGCATCGCAGCCACAACCTTCTATCAAACAAGAATTAGATCATCATTTACCAGACTTCCATGACAATATTTCCCTCCCA GGTCATCCAGTTGGACTGCTAGGAGAAGAAGGAGGAGCTACAACAGGCACGCTAAGCGATGGTGTGCCTGGAATCGAATCGTCTGAACACCATAATCCCCCAGAAATGCTCGACGGACTTGATG
- the LOC100881525 gene encoding uncharacterized protein LOC100881525 isoform X10 — translation MFTNFSKPGSGLEIDKMDQQYCLRWNNHPANLTDVLSSLLAREALCDVTLACVGETFKAHQTILSACSPYFESIFLQNTHPHPIIFLKDVNDTEMKALLHFMYKGEVNVSQHLLPMFLKTAEALQIRGLTDNSVNNKTEEKSPSPEPETQTGIRHTESPSLQPLPEKRKRKASGSYDVSLSGPPSERFMSDSQASSQCSYKSSPPVIPKLNNAMGGDMEDGGRPMSPASQPQPSIKQELDHHLPDFHDNISLPGHPVGLLGEEGGATTGTLSDGVPGIESSEHHNPPEMLDGLDVLATGVSLKRERGWPARSGSEFQLPCWMPPP, via the exons ATGTTCACGAATTTCAGTAAACCAG GGTCGGGATTGGAGATAGACAAGATGGACCAACAGTATTGCCTACGGTGGAACAATCATCCAGCCAACCTCACAGACGTTCTCAGCTCCTTGCTTGCCAGAGAGGCACTCTGCGACGTTACCCTGGCGTGTGTTGGAGAGACATTCAAGGCACACCAGACGATACTCTCTGCATGCAGTCCATATTTCGAGAGCATTTTCCTCCAGAATACCCATCCCCATCCAATTATATTCCTGAAGGATGTCAATGACACGGAAATGAAGGCGTTGCTGCACTTTATGTATAAGGGAGAAGTTAACGTTAGTCAGCATCTACTACCGATGTTCCTTAAAACAGCTGAGGCGTTACAGATTAGAGGCCTCACTGATAATAGTGTAAATAACAAGACGGAAGAGAAAAGTCCATCGCCAGAACCAGAAACGCAAACTGGCATTAGGCATACTGAATCGCCTAGCCTTCAACCTCTTCCTGAAAAGAGGAAACGGAAGGCTTCGGGCAGCTATGATGTTTCCCTTAGTGGCCCACCCAGTGAACGGTTCATGTCAGATTCTCAG GCATCCTCACAATGTAGTTACAAATCAAGTCCTCCCGTAattccaaagttaaataatgcaATGGGAGGTGATATGGAAGATGGTGGTCGACCTATGTCTCCTGCATCGCAGCCACAACCTTCTATCAAACAAGAATTAGATCATCATTTACCAGACTTCCATGACAATATTTCCCTCCCA GGTCATCCAGTTGGACTGCTAGGAGAAGAAGGAGGAGCTACAACAGGCACGCTAAGCGATGGTGTGCCTGGAATCGAATCGTCTGAACACCATAATCCCCCAGAAATGCTCGACGGACTTGATG
- the LOC100881525 gene encoding uncharacterized protein LOC100881525 isoform X15: MFTNFSKPGSGLEIDKMDQQYCLRWNNHPANLTDVLSSLLAREALCDVTLACVGETFKAHQTILSACSPYFESIFLQNTHPHPIIFLKDVNDTEMKALLHFMYKGEVNVSQHLLPMFLKTAEALQIRGLTDNSVNNKTEEKSPSPEPETQTGIRHTESPSLQPLPEKRKRKASGSYDVSLSGPPSERFMSDSQASSQCSYKSSPPVIPKLNNAMGGDMEDGGRPMSPASQPQPSIKQELDHHLPDFHDNISLPGHPVGLLGEEGGATTGTLSDGVPGIESSEHHNPPEMLDGLDDHCSPCR, from the exons ATGTTCACGAATTTCAGTAAACCAG GGTCGGGATTGGAGATAGACAAGATGGACCAACAGTATTGCCTACGGTGGAACAATCATCCAGCCAACCTCACAGACGTTCTCAGCTCCTTGCTTGCCAGAGAGGCACTCTGCGACGTTACCCTGGCGTGTGTTGGAGAGACATTCAAGGCACACCAGACGATACTCTCTGCATGCAGTCCATATTTCGAGAGCATTTTCCTCCAGAATACCCATCCCCATCCAATTATATTCCTGAAGGATGTCAATGACACGGAAATGAAGGCGTTGCTGCACTTTATGTATAAGGGAGAAGTTAACGTTAGTCAGCATCTACTACCGATGTTCCTTAAAACAGCTGAGGCGTTACAGATTAGAGGCCTCACTGATAATAGTGTAAATAACAAGACGGAAGAGAAAAGTCCATCGCCAGAACCAGAAACGCAAACTGGCATTAGGCATACTGAATCGCCTAGCCTTCAACCTCTTCCTGAAAAGAGGAAACGGAAGGCTTCGGGCAGCTATGATGTTTCCCTTAGTGGCCCACCCAGTGAACGGTTCATGTCAGATTCTCAG GCATCCTCACAATGTAGTTACAAATCAAGTCCTCCCGTAattccaaagttaaataatgcaATGGGAGGTGATATGGAAGATGGTGGTCGACCTATGTCTCCTGCATCGCAGCCACAACCTTCTATCAAACAAGAATTAGATCATCATTTACCAGACTTCCATGACAATATTTCCCTCCCA GGTCATCCAGTTGGACTGCTAGGAGAAGAAGGAGGAGCTACAACAGGCACGCTAAGCGATGGTGTGCCTGGAATCGAATCGTCTGAACACCATAATCCCCCAGAAATGCTCGACGGACTTGATG
- the LOC100881525 gene encoding uncharacterized protein LOC100881525 isoform X16: protein MFTNFSKPGSGLEIDKMDQQYCLRWNNHPANLTDVLSSLLAREALCDVTLACVGETFKAHQTILSACSPYFESIFLQNTHPHPIIFLKDVNDTEMKALLHFMYKGEVNVSQHLLPMFLKTAEALQIRGLTDNSVNNKTEEKSPSPEPETQTGIRHTESPSLQPLPEKRKRKASGSYDVSLSGPPSERFMSDSQASSQCSYKSSPPVIPKLNNAMGGDMEDGGRPMSPASQPQPSIKQELDHHLPDFHDNISLPGHPVGLLGEEGGATTGTLSDGVPGIESSEHHNPPEMLDGLDATPYHDL from the exons ATGTTCACGAATTTCAGTAAACCAG GGTCGGGATTGGAGATAGACAAGATGGACCAACAGTATTGCCTACGGTGGAACAATCATCCAGCCAACCTCACAGACGTTCTCAGCTCCTTGCTTGCCAGAGAGGCACTCTGCGACGTTACCCTGGCGTGTGTTGGAGAGACATTCAAGGCACACCAGACGATACTCTCTGCATGCAGTCCATATTTCGAGAGCATTTTCCTCCAGAATACCCATCCCCATCCAATTATATTCCTGAAGGATGTCAATGACACGGAAATGAAGGCGTTGCTGCACTTTATGTATAAGGGAGAAGTTAACGTTAGTCAGCATCTACTACCGATGTTCCTTAAAACAGCTGAGGCGTTACAGATTAGAGGCCTCACTGATAATAGTGTAAATAACAAGACGGAAGAGAAAAGTCCATCGCCAGAACCAGAAACGCAAACTGGCATTAGGCATACTGAATCGCCTAGCCTTCAACCTCTTCCTGAAAAGAGGAAACGGAAGGCTTCGGGCAGCTATGATGTTTCCCTTAGTGGCCCACCCAGTGAACGGTTCATGTCAGATTCTCAG GCATCCTCACAATGTAGTTACAAATCAAGTCCTCCCGTAattccaaagttaaataatgcaATGGGAGGTGATATGGAAGATGGTGGTCGACCTATGTCTCCTGCATCGCAGCCACAACCTTCTATCAAACAAGAATTAGATCATCATTTACCAGACTTCCATGACAATATTTCCCTCCCA GGTCATCCAGTTGGACTGCTAGGAGAAGAAGGAGGAGCTACAACAGGCACGCTAAGCGATGGTGTGCCTGGAATCGAATCGTCTGAACACCATAATCCCCCAGAAATGCTCGACGGACTTGATG
- the LOC100881525 gene encoding uncharacterized protein LOC100881525 isoform X1, with protein MFTNFSKPGSGLEIDKMDQQYCLRWNNHPANLTDVLSSLLAREALCDVTLACVGETFKAHQTILSACSPYFESIFLQNTHPHPIIFLKDVNDTEMKALLHFMYKGEVNVSQHLLPMFLKTAEALQIRGLTDNSVNNKTEEKSPSPEPETQTGIRHTESPSLQPLPEKRKRKASGSYDVSLSGPPSERFMSDSQASSQCSYKSSPPVIPKLNNAMGGDMEDGGRPMSPASQPQPSIKQELDHHLPDFHDNISLPTSVEWEVQRDGKSDETMDVQNMTQNQPDSAVIQVSCESTIMAGSSLSITMSETAPECYKNSYKSLQKQCVPQKFNSHDSNNTESNSLCNLLLENNVNAKNSYNNNANRPIIVNQQQGMSVIQSTFCNISQRSNSHGRKSGRFKIGWLDMYSWLQYDERSNLMFCKYCRKWSDSIPEIRTSFAAGNGNFRLEIVNHHDKCKAHNLCVAKESAAKQSYTYIMNTC; from the exons ATGTTCACGAATTTCAGTAAACCAG GGTCGGGATTGGAGATAGACAAGATGGACCAACAGTATTGCCTACGGTGGAACAATCATCCAGCCAACCTCACAGACGTTCTCAGCTCCTTGCTTGCCAGAGAGGCACTCTGCGACGTTACCCTGGCGTGTGTTGGAGAGACATTCAAGGCACACCAGACGATACTCTCTGCATGCAGTCCATATTTCGAGAGCATTTTCCTCCAGAATACCCATCCCCATCCAATTATATTCCTGAAGGATGTCAATGACACGGAAATGAAGGCGTTGCTGCACTTTATGTATAAGGGAGAAGTTAACGTTAGTCAGCATCTACTACCGATGTTCCTTAAAACAGCTGAGGCGTTACAGATTAGAGGCCTCACTGATAATAGTGTAAATAACAAGACGGAAGAGAAAAGTCCATCGCCAGAACCAGAAACGCAAACTGGCATTAGGCATACTGAATCGCCTAGCCTTCAACCTCTTCCTGAAAAGAGGAAACGGAAGGCTTCGGGCAGCTATGATGTTTCCCTTAGTGGCCCACCCAGTGAACGGTTCATGTCAGATTCTCAG GCATCCTCACAATGTAGTTACAAATCAAGTCCTCCCGTAattccaaagttaaataatgcaATGGGAGGTGATATGGAAGATGGTGGTCGACCTATGTCTCCTGCATCGCAGCCACAACCTTCTATCAAACAAGAATTAGATCATCATTTACCAGACTTCCATGACAATATTTCCCTCCCA ACTAGTGTGGAGTGGGAGGTTCAAAGAGATGGGAAGAGTGACGAAACTATGGATGTACAGAACATGACCCAAAATCAACCAGATTCCGCTGTGATACAAGTTTCTTGTGAAAGTACTATCATGGCTGGAAGTTCCCTGTCTATCACTATGTCAGAAACTGCGCCTGAATGTTATAAGAACTCATATAAATCTTTACAAAAGCAATGTGTGCCTCAAAAATTCAATTCACATGATAGCAACAATACAGAATCAAATTCATTGTGCAATTTATTGCtggaaaataatgtaaatgctaaaaattcttataataatAATGCTAATAGACCAATAATAGTAAATCAACAGCAAGGCATGTCTGTAATACAATCAACTTTCTGCAACATTTCACAGCGTTCGAATTCTCATGGTAGAAAGTCTGGTAGATTTAAAATTGGTTGGTTAGATATGTATTCTTGGCTTCAGTACGATGAAAGATCAAATCTTATGTTTTGTAAATACTGCAGGAAATGGAGTGATTCAATTCCTGAAATTCGTACTTCATTTGCAGCAGGAAATGGCAATTTTAGACTTGAAATTGTAAACCATCATGATAAATGTAAAGCGCATAATTTGTGTGTTGCTAAAGAGAGTGCAGCAAAACAAAGTTATACGTATATCATGAATACCTGTTGA
- the LOC100881525 gene encoding uncharacterized protein LOC100881525 isoform X12 has translation MFTNFSKPGSGLEIDKMDQQYCLRWNNHPANLTDVLSSLLAREALCDVTLACVGETFKAHQTILSACSPYFESIFLQNTHPHPIIFLKDVNDTEMKALLHFMYKGEVNVSQHLLPMFLKTAEALQIRGLTDNSVNNKTEEKSPSPEPETQTGIRHTESPSLQPLPEKRKRKASGSYDVSLSGPPSERFMSDSQASSQCSYKSSPPVIPKLNNAMGGDMEDGGRPMSPASQPQPSIKQELDHHLPDFHDNISLPGHPVGLLGEEGGATTGTLSDGVPGIESSEHHNPPEMLDGLDERKREFQPALGVIIRDTLSHL, from the exons ATGTTCACGAATTTCAGTAAACCAG GGTCGGGATTGGAGATAGACAAGATGGACCAACAGTATTGCCTACGGTGGAACAATCATCCAGCCAACCTCACAGACGTTCTCAGCTCCTTGCTTGCCAGAGAGGCACTCTGCGACGTTACCCTGGCGTGTGTTGGAGAGACATTCAAGGCACACCAGACGATACTCTCTGCATGCAGTCCATATTTCGAGAGCATTTTCCTCCAGAATACCCATCCCCATCCAATTATATTCCTGAAGGATGTCAATGACACGGAAATGAAGGCGTTGCTGCACTTTATGTATAAGGGAGAAGTTAACGTTAGTCAGCATCTACTACCGATGTTCCTTAAAACAGCTGAGGCGTTACAGATTAGAGGCCTCACTGATAATAGTGTAAATAACAAGACGGAAGAGAAAAGTCCATCGCCAGAACCAGAAACGCAAACTGGCATTAGGCATACTGAATCGCCTAGCCTTCAACCTCTTCCTGAAAAGAGGAAACGGAAGGCTTCGGGCAGCTATGATGTTTCCCTTAGTGGCCCACCCAGTGAACGGTTCATGTCAGATTCTCAG GCATCCTCACAATGTAGTTACAAATCAAGTCCTCCCGTAattccaaagttaaataatgcaATGGGAGGTGATATGGAAGATGGTGGTCGACCTATGTCTCCTGCATCGCAGCCACAACCTTCTATCAAACAAGAATTAGATCATCATTTACCAGACTTCCATGACAATATTTCCCTCCCA GGTCATCCAGTTGGACTGCTAGGAGAAGAAGGAGGAGCTACAACAGGCACGCTAAGCGATGGTGTGCCTGGAATCGAATCGTCTGAACACCATAATCCCCCAGAAATGCTCGACGGACTTGATG
- the LOC100881525 gene encoding uncharacterized protein LOC100881525 isoform X18 — translation MFTNFSKPGSGLEIDKMDQQYCLRWNNHPANLTDVLSSLLAREALCDVTLACVGETFKAHQTILSACSPYFESIFLQNTHPHPIIFLKDVNDTEMKALLHFMYKGEVNVSQHLLPMFLKTAEALQIRGLTDNSVNNKTEEKSPSPEPETQTGIRHTESPSLQPLPEKRKRKASGSYDVSLSGPPSERFMSDSQASSQCSYKSSPPVIPKLNNAMGGDMEDGGRPMSPASQPQPSIKQELDHHLPDFHDNISLPGHPVGLLGEEGGATTGTLSDGVPGIESSEHHNPPEMLDGLDGKKMLW, via the exons ATGTTCACGAATTTCAGTAAACCAG GGTCGGGATTGGAGATAGACAAGATGGACCAACAGTATTGCCTACGGTGGAACAATCATCCAGCCAACCTCACAGACGTTCTCAGCTCCTTGCTTGCCAGAGAGGCACTCTGCGACGTTACCCTGGCGTGTGTTGGAGAGACATTCAAGGCACACCAGACGATACTCTCTGCATGCAGTCCATATTTCGAGAGCATTTTCCTCCAGAATACCCATCCCCATCCAATTATATTCCTGAAGGATGTCAATGACACGGAAATGAAGGCGTTGCTGCACTTTATGTATAAGGGAGAAGTTAACGTTAGTCAGCATCTACTACCGATGTTCCTTAAAACAGCTGAGGCGTTACAGATTAGAGGCCTCACTGATAATAGTGTAAATAACAAGACGGAAGAGAAAAGTCCATCGCCAGAACCAGAAACGCAAACTGGCATTAGGCATACTGAATCGCCTAGCCTTCAACCTCTTCCTGAAAAGAGGAAACGGAAGGCTTCGGGCAGCTATGATGTTTCCCTTAGTGGCCCACCCAGTGAACGGTTCATGTCAGATTCTCAG GCATCCTCACAATGTAGTTACAAATCAAGTCCTCCCGTAattccaaagttaaataatgcaATGGGAGGTGATATGGAAGATGGTGGTCGACCTATGTCTCCTGCATCGCAGCCACAACCTTCTATCAAACAAGAATTAGATCATCATTTACCAGACTTCCATGACAATATTTCCCTCCCA GGTCATCCAGTTGGACTGCTAGGAGAAGAAGGAGGAGCTACAACAGGCACGCTAAGCGATGGTGTGCCTGGAATCGAATCGTCTGAACACCATAATCCCCCAGAAATGCTCGACGGACTTGATG
- the LOC100881525 gene encoding uncharacterized protein LOC100881525 isoform X17, whose amino-acid sequence MFTNFSKPGSGLEIDKMDQQYCLRWNNHPANLTDVLSSLLAREALCDVTLACVGETFKAHQTILSACSPYFESIFLQNTHPHPIIFLKDVNDTEMKALLHFMYKGEVNVSQHLLPMFLKTAEALQIRGLTDNSVNNKTEEKSPSPEPETQTGIRHTESPSLQPLPEKRKRKASGSYDVSLSGPPSERFMSDSQASSQCSYKSSPPVIPKLNNAMGGDMEDGGRPMSPASQPQPSIKQELDHHLPDFHDNISLPGHPVGLLGEEGGATTGTLSDGVPGIESSEHHNPPEMLDGLDVDVQTQ is encoded by the exons ATGTTCACGAATTTCAGTAAACCAG GGTCGGGATTGGAGATAGACAAGATGGACCAACAGTATTGCCTACGGTGGAACAATCATCCAGCCAACCTCACAGACGTTCTCAGCTCCTTGCTTGCCAGAGAGGCACTCTGCGACGTTACCCTGGCGTGTGTTGGAGAGACATTCAAGGCACACCAGACGATACTCTCTGCATGCAGTCCATATTTCGAGAGCATTTTCCTCCAGAATACCCATCCCCATCCAATTATATTCCTGAAGGATGTCAATGACACGGAAATGAAGGCGTTGCTGCACTTTATGTATAAGGGAGAAGTTAACGTTAGTCAGCATCTACTACCGATGTTCCTTAAAACAGCTGAGGCGTTACAGATTAGAGGCCTCACTGATAATAGTGTAAATAACAAGACGGAAGAGAAAAGTCCATCGCCAGAACCAGAAACGCAAACTGGCATTAGGCATACTGAATCGCCTAGCCTTCAACCTCTTCCTGAAAAGAGGAAACGGAAGGCTTCGGGCAGCTATGATGTTTCCCTTAGTGGCCCACCCAGTGAACGGTTCATGTCAGATTCTCAG GCATCCTCACAATGTAGTTACAAATCAAGTCCTCCCGTAattccaaagttaaataatgcaATGGGAGGTGATATGGAAGATGGTGGTCGACCTATGTCTCCTGCATCGCAGCCACAACCTTCTATCAAACAAGAATTAGATCATCATTTACCAGACTTCCATGACAATATTTCCCTCCCA GGTCATCCAGTTGGACTGCTAGGAGAAGAAGGAGGAGCTACAACAGGCACGCTAAGCGATGGTGTGCCTGGAATCGAATCGTCTGAACACCATAATCCCCCAGAAATGCTCGACGGACTTGATG
- the LOC100881525 gene encoding uncharacterized protein LOC100881525 isoform X13, producing the protein MFTNFSKPGSGLEIDKMDQQYCLRWNNHPANLTDVLSSLLAREALCDVTLACVGETFKAHQTILSACSPYFESIFLQNTHPHPIIFLKDVNDTEMKALLHFMYKGEVNVSQHLLPMFLKTAEALQIRGLTDNSVNNKTEEKSPSPEPETQTGIRHTESPSLQPLPEKRKRKASGSYDVSLSGPPSERFMSDSQASSQCSYKSSPPVIPKLNNAMGGDMEDGGRPMSPASQPQPSIKQELDHHLPDFHDNISLPGHPVGLLGEEGGATTGTLSDGVPGIESSEHHNPPEMLDGLDEASLTRGMHVLCYTQ; encoded by the exons ATGTTCACGAATTTCAGTAAACCAG GGTCGGGATTGGAGATAGACAAGATGGACCAACAGTATTGCCTACGGTGGAACAATCATCCAGCCAACCTCACAGACGTTCTCAGCTCCTTGCTTGCCAGAGAGGCACTCTGCGACGTTACCCTGGCGTGTGTTGGAGAGACATTCAAGGCACACCAGACGATACTCTCTGCATGCAGTCCATATTTCGAGAGCATTTTCCTCCAGAATACCCATCCCCATCCAATTATATTCCTGAAGGATGTCAATGACACGGAAATGAAGGCGTTGCTGCACTTTATGTATAAGGGAGAAGTTAACGTTAGTCAGCATCTACTACCGATGTTCCTTAAAACAGCTGAGGCGTTACAGATTAGAGGCCTCACTGATAATAGTGTAAATAACAAGACGGAAGAGAAAAGTCCATCGCCAGAACCAGAAACGCAAACTGGCATTAGGCATACTGAATCGCCTAGCCTTCAACCTCTTCCTGAAAAGAGGAAACGGAAGGCTTCGGGCAGCTATGATGTTTCCCTTAGTGGCCCACCCAGTGAACGGTTCATGTCAGATTCTCAG GCATCCTCACAATGTAGTTACAAATCAAGTCCTCCCGTAattccaaagttaaataatgcaATGGGAGGTGATATGGAAGATGGTGGTCGACCTATGTCTCCTGCATCGCAGCCACAACCTTCTATCAAACAAGAATTAGATCATCATTTACCAGACTTCCATGACAATATTTCCCTCCCA GGTCATCCAGTTGGACTGCTAGGAGAAGAAGGAGGAGCTACAACAGGCACGCTAAGCGATGGTGTGCCTGGAATCGAATCGTCTGAACACCATAATCCCCCAGAAATGCTCGACGGACTTGATG
- the LOC100881525 gene encoding uncharacterized protein LOC100881525 isoform X11: protein MFTNFSKPGSGLEIDKMDQQYCLRWNNHPANLTDVLSSLLAREALCDVTLACVGETFKAHQTILSACSPYFESIFLQNTHPHPIIFLKDVNDTEMKALLHFMYKGEVNVSQHLLPMFLKTAEALQIRGLTDNSVNNKTEEKSPSPEPETQTGIRHTESPSLQPLPEKRKRKASGSYDVSLSGPPSERFMSDSQASSQCSYKSSPPVIPKLNNAMGGDMEDGGRPMSPASQPQPSIKQELDHHLPDFHDNISLPGHPVGLLGEEGGATTGTLSDGVPGIESSEHHNPPEMLDGLDDHRTPRTEGLLAMGTSLMFTREYR from the exons ATGTTCACGAATTTCAGTAAACCAG GGTCGGGATTGGAGATAGACAAGATGGACCAACAGTATTGCCTACGGTGGAACAATCATCCAGCCAACCTCACAGACGTTCTCAGCTCCTTGCTTGCCAGAGAGGCACTCTGCGACGTTACCCTGGCGTGTGTTGGAGAGACATTCAAGGCACACCAGACGATACTCTCTGCATGCAGTCCATATTTCGAGAGCATTTTCCTCCAGAATACCCATCCCCATCCAATTATATTCCTGAAGGATGTCAATGACACGGAAATGAAGGCGTTGCTGCACTTTATGTATAAGGGAGAAGTTAACGTTAGTCAGCATCTACTACCGATGTTCCTTAAAACAGCTGAGGCGTTACAGATTAGAGGCCTCACTGATAATAGTGTAAATAACAAGACGGAAGAGAAAAGTCCATCGCCAGAACCAGAAACGCAAACTGGCATTAGGCATACTGAATCGCCTAGCCTTCAACCTCTTCCTGAAAAGAGGAAACGGAAGGCTTCGGGCAGCTATGATGTTTCCCTTAGTGGCCCACCCAGTGAACGGTTCATGTCAGATTCTCAG GCATCCTCACAATGTAGTTACAAATCAAGTCCTCCCGTAattccaaagttaaataatgcaATGGGAGGTGATATGGAAGATGGTGGTCGACCTATGTCTCCTGCATCGCAGCCACAACCTTCTATCAAACAAGAATTAGATCATCATTTACCAGACTTCCATGACAATATTTCCCTCCCA GGTCATCCAGTTGGACTGCTAGGAGAAGAAGGAGGAGCTACAACAGGCACGCTAAGCGATGGTGTGCCTGGAATCGAATCGTCTGAACACCATAATCCCCCAGAAATGCTCGACGGACTTGATG
- the LOC100881525 gene encoding uncharacterized protein LOC100881525 isoform X9, producing the protein MFTNFSKPGSGLEIDKMDQQYCLRWNNHPANLTDVLSSLLAREALCDVTLACVGETFKAHQTILSACSPYFESIFLQNTHPHPIIFLKDVNDTEMKALLHFMYKGEVNVSQHLLPMFLKTAEALQIRGLTDNSVNNKTEEKSPSPEPETQTGIRHTESPSLQPLPEKRKRKASGSYDVSLSGPPSERFMSDSQASSQCSYKSSPPVIPKLNNAMGGDMEDGGRPMSPASQPQPSIKQELDHHLPDFHDNISLPGHPVGLLGEEGGATTGTLSDGVPGIESSEHHNPPEMLDGLDGCERRRRLSMREKRKTKERFDEFSWADNGSIK; encoded by the exons ATGTTCACGAATTTCAGTAAACCAG GGTCGGGATTGGAGATAGACAAGATGGACCAACAGTATTGCCTACGGTGGAACAATCATCCAGCCAACCTCACAGACGTTCTCAGCTCCTTGCTTGCCAGAGAGGCACTCTGCGACGTTACCCTGGCGTGTGTTGGAGAGACATTCAAGGCACACCAGACGATACTCTCTGCATGCAGTCCATATTTCGAGAGCATTTTCCTCCAGAATACCCATCCCCATCCAATTATATTCCTGAAGGATGTCAATGACACGGAAATGAAGGCGTTGCTGCACTTTATGTATAAGGGAGAAGTTAACGTTAGTCAGCATCTACTACCGATGTTCCTTAAAACAGCTGAGGCGTTACAGATTAGAGGCCTCACTGATAATAGTGTAAATAACAAGACGGAAGAGAAAAGTCCATCGCCAGAACCAGAAACGCAAACTGGCATTAGGCATACTGAATCGCCTAGCCTTCAACCTCTTCCTGAAAAGAGGAAACGGAAGGCTTCGGGCAGCTATGATGTTTCCCTTAGTGGCCCACCCAGTGAACGGTTCATGTCAGATTCTCAG GCATCCTCACAATGTAGTTACAAATCAAGTCCTCCCGTAattccaaagttaaataatgcaATGGGAGGTGATATGGAAGATGGTGGTCGACCTATGTCTCCTGCATCGCAGCCACAACCTTCTATCAAACAAGAATTAGATCATCATTTACCAGACTTCCATGACAATATTTCCCTCCCA GGTCATCCAGTTGGACTGCTAGGAGAAGAAGGAGGAGCTACAACAGGCACGCTAAGCGATGGTGTGCCTGGAATCGAATCGTCTGAACACCATAATCCCCCAGAAATGCTCGACGGACTTGATG